One Mya arenaria isolate MELC-2E11 chromosome 5, ASM2691426v1 genomic window carries:
- the LOC128235971 gene encoding keratin-associated protein 10-5-like yields the protein MSSQRHSTLNVRQTTHSTLNVETAVQQSILCVETAVQQAILCVETAVQQSILCVETAVHQSILCVETAVHQSILCVETAVQQSILCRDSCTSVDIVCRDSCTSVDIVCQDSCTTVDIVCRESRTTVDSVCREIRTTVDIVCQDSCTTFDNVCRESRTTVDIVCRESRTTVDIVCRDSCTTVDIVCRESRTTVDIVCRDSRTTVDFVCRDSCTTVDIVCRDSCTTVDFVCRDNCTTVDIVCRDNCSTVDIVCRESRTTFEIVCRDNNTTFDVECRGVYTTTDWAVEPAK from the coding sequence ATGTCGAGCCAGCGACATTCGACATTGAATGTTAGACAAACTACACATTCGACATTGAATGTCGAGACAGCTGTACAACAGTCGATATTGTGTGTCGAGACAGCTGTACAACAGGCGATATTGTGTGTCGAGACAGCTGTACAACAGTCGATATTGTGTGTCGAGACAGCTGTACATCAGTCGATATTGTGTGTCGAGACAGCTGTACATCAGTCGATATTGTGTGTCGAGACAGCTGTACAACAGTCGATATTGTGTCGAGACAGCTGTACATCAGTCGATATTGTGTGTCGAGACAGCTGTACATCAGTCGATATTGTGTGTCAAGACAGCTGTACAACAGTCGATATTGTGTGTCGAGAGAGCCGTACAACAGTCGATAGTGTGTGTCGAGAGATCCGTACAACAGTCGATATTGTGTGTCAAGACAGCTGTACAACATTCGATAATGTGTGTCGAGAGAGCCGTACAACAGTCGATATTGTGTGTCGAGAGAGCCGTACAACAGTCGATATTGTGTGTCGAGACAGCTGTACAACAGTCGATATTGTGTGTCGAGAGAGCCGTACAACAGTCGATATTGTGTGTCGAGACAGCCGGACAACAGTCGATTTTGTGTGTCGAGACAGCTGTACAACAGTCGATATTGTGTGTCGAGACAGCTGTACAACAGTCGATTTTGTGTGTCGAGACAACTGTACAACAGTCGATATTGTGTGTCGAGACAACTGTTCAACAGTCGATATTGTGTGTCGAGAGAGCCGTACAACATTCGAAATTGTGTGTCGAGACAACAATACAACTTTCGACGTTGAATGTCGTGGCGTCTATACAACAACCGACTGGGCTGTCGAACCAGCTAAATAA